In one Zobellia galactanivorans genomic region, the following are encoded:
- a CDS encoding alpha-2-macroglobulin family protein, whose translation MKKLSLIFTLILFSQMLPAQDNGDSYTSLWKSVQKLESEALTKSALKVVESISEKAKKEKNPEQIVKALLFTSKYAMTLEEDAQLNIINRFKSEIETADFPTKNILENYLANLYWQYFQNNQYLFYDRTTTETKVDSIDFRTWDLTTLFHEIDIHFKASLENKNKLQKTGLESVKELLSQQENSETFRPSLYDLLAHTALQFYKTTETAITRPADKYEINDPETLCEAYQFVHHDLSTKDETSLQAKALQTYQELIRFHFDDPKLEPLVMVDIERMNFVYRNATFPNKDTYYEETLKNSVEHLKHHELSALYNYELAALYNIQGQTYHSKTNKEIRWKKKEALSLCDKVIAEFPGSMGAEKCKALRLEILAPGLSLVTEKHIPVNQPAKLLVNYKNLTELQLTAYRVNNDQIKKLQDLYPQDEQYDFIQKLKPAKTWSAPLKNEKDYQQHSIEVLLPPLENGQYIILASPEKKSDENFAFSHVQATNMALTEISSNTEQRYQIIDRTTGLPISNAKLRFTYLKNYNKPYLTKTKHTDKTGFVTLALTDDYWNDVNIEVKYNGETAFFGEYYVNNKRIEYKNNDAQKRLFLFTDRSIYRPGQPVYFKGILMETFEKKSEVVANEAVTVGLYDANGQKVSDLEFTTNEFGSFNGEFILPNSGLTGDFHITADNLSKTAGHTQYFSVEEYKRPKFETSFKPVTESYKVNDSITVTGVATAYAGSKITDAKVSYRVKRAVYFPRWFYWRMPYYDNAPQEIAQGETTTDASGNYDITFKAIPDNSASKEALPTFNYEITADVTDLNGETHSTTTFVSVGYHSVVAHIDAPEQWDKVKNEDQIHISTTNLNGQPVPSKGTLKMYKLQAPDQVLRNRPWPAPDYKNWSKEEYRTLFPHEAYDGEDKAVNWDKGKLVWQTDFDTEKSTQFSIKNLKNYTSGKYIIELETKDKFGQLVQEKAITTLIGENDKQLADNGLFDIKTNKQRYNVGDKVEVTLYSNSEDLTVTVFVEKGRKLVDIHKVRLSQNSKSISIPVTEDDLGGFAINYMYSAYNSFQSGNLSVIVPYPENQLEIETTTFRDKLQPGTDETWSFKIKGPEGEKTSAELLASMYDASLDVFRYHSWNFNPLARRSYYASLYANARTSYGTNSFRSYLYIPQHGYPYQGYDSFNWFGLQFRHTNYYRNSLSRKMSMHEEAPLGIMAEESELEDVAEISAQAPQADEMDKAALTPAQAQVQPGSKNDPEAVQIRKNLQETAFFFPELRTDKEGNVSFNFTTPEALTKWKLQLIAHTKSLQSSVRTLQTVTQKELMVIPNAPRFLREGDKITISSKIANLSDKKLSGQAQLVLVDGISGKDISDQLLNAKTEHTFTVDSLGNTQVSWQLHIPENLQAVQYTVIAKAGNFSDGEQSLLPVLTNRMLVTETLPLWVRSNQTKTFVLDKLRDHTSTTLKNHKLTLEVTSNPAWYAVQALPYLMEYPYECNEQTFARYYANSLASHIANSNKRIKEVFDQWANSDALISNLEKNQELKSLLIQETPWLRDAQSETEQKKRIALLFDLNKMKNEQANALNKLQQNQMSNGAWSWFNGGRENRFITQHIVTGLGHLEKLSVVPQEKAKQDEMIAKAVHYLDDAFVKEYENMKKYATNLKSDHLSQSQIHYLYMRSFFNDIKTSKKVDKIRSYYLDQAQTYWTNKALYTKGMLALILNRTGDTTTSKKILRSLKENSIVSEELGMYWKENTPSWYWYQAPIETQALLIEAFGEIEGDIKTIDNLKIWLLKHKQTNQWSTTKSTTDAVYALLLQGSDWLSVTDAVDVRLGGTEIRPEKLENTKVEAGTGYFKTSWNSNEIEPKMAEVQLSKKGDGIAWGALYWQYFEDLDKITSADTPLKLKKKLFLKKNTDTGEKISEITDATPLQVGDLVRVRIELRSDRDMEFVHMKDMRAAGFEPLNVISRYKWQDGLGYYESTKDASTNFFFDYLPKGVFVFEYDLRVNNAGEFSNGITTIQSMYAPEFSSHSEGVRVSVDN comes from the coding sequence ATGAAAAAATTGTCCTTGATATTTACCCTAATCCTTTTTTCGCAAATGCTACCAGCACAAGACAACGGAGATTCCTATACATCGCTTTGGAAAAGCGTGCAAAAACTCGAGAGCGAGGCGCTGACCAAGTCAGCCTTAAAAGTTGTGGAAAGTATTTCCGAAAAGGCGAAAAAAGAAAAGAATCCAGAACAGATCGTAAAGGCTTTACTGTTTACCTCCAAATATGCCATGACCTTGGAGGAAGACGCCCAGCTGAACATCATCAACCGTTTTAAATCGGAAATCGAAACAGCCGATTTCCCTACGAAAAACATCCTAGAGAACTATTTGGCGAATCTCTACTGGCAATATTTCCAAAACAACCAATATCTATTTTACGACCGTACCACTACCGAAACCAAGGTAGACAGCATCGATTTTCGCACATGGGACCTCACTACCCTATTCCATGAAATAGACATTCACTTTAAGGCTTCCCTTGAAAACAAAAACAAGCTTCAAAAGACCGGTTTAGAAAGCGTCAAAGAATTATTGAGCCAACAGGAAAACTCGGAGACCTTCCGCCCTAGCCTTTACGATTTGCTTGCCCATACGGCACTTCAATTTTATAAGACCACCGAAACCGCGATTACCCGACCCGCCGACAAATACGAAATCAACGATCCGGAAACCTTATGCGAAGCCTATCAGTTTGTGCATCATGACTTGAGCACAAAAGACGAAACTTCGCTACAGGCGAAAGCCCTGCAAACCTATCAAGAACTTATACGTTTTCACTTCGATGACCCCAAATTGGAACCTTTGGTCATGGTCGATATCGAGCGTATGAATTTCGTATACCGGAACGCCACTTTCCCCAACAAGGATACCTATTACGAGGAAACCTTAAAAAATTCGGTAGAACACCTAAAGCACCATGAACTTTCTGCGCTCTACAACTATGAACTGGCCGCACTGTACAACATTCAGGGGCAAACTTATCATTCTAAAACCAACAAGGAAATCCGCTGGAAAAAGAAGGAAGCACTAAGCTTATGCGATAAGGTTATTGCCGAATTCCCAGGTAGTATGGGCGCCGAAAAATGCAAGGCGCTACGGTTGGAGATCCTGGCCCCTGGTCTTTCCCTTGTAACGGAAAAGCATATTCCGGTAAACCAGCCCGCAAAACTATTGGTCAATTATAAAAACCTAACGGAACTACAACTGACCGCCTATAGGGTCAACAACGACCAAATCAAGAAACTACAGGATCTTTACCCACAAGACGAGCAATACGACTTTATTCAAAAACTGAAACCGGCAAAAACTTGGTCGGCTCCATTGAAAAATGAAAAAGACTATCAACAGCACAGCATAGAGGTATTGCTTCCGCCACTGGAAAACGGACAGTACATCATCTTAGCTTCTCCGGAAAAGAAAAGCGATGAAAATTTTGCCTTTAGTCACGTTCAAGCGACCAATATGGCCTTGACGGAAATCAGTAGCAACACGGAACAACGCTACCAAATCATCGACAGGACTACGGGCCTCCCCATTTCAAACGCAAAATTGAGGTTTACCTATCTTAAAAATTACAACAAACCTTATCTGACCAAGACGAAACATACCGATAAAACAGGGTTTGTAACCCTAGCCCTAACCGATGACTATTGGAACGATGTAAATATTGAAGTGAAGTATAATGGCGAGACCGCCTTCTTTGGGGAATATTATGTAAACAATAAACGTATAGAGTACAAAAACAACGATGCTCAAAAACGTCTCTTTCTATTTACCGACCGAAGCATATACCGACCGGGACAGCCTGTCTACTTCAAAGGGATCCTTATGGAAACTTTTGAGAAAAAATCAGAGGTTGTAGCGAATGAAGCCGTCACCGTAGGCCTTTATGACGCGAATGGCCAAAAAGTATCGGACCTTGAGTTCACCACCAACGAATTCGGTTCTTTTAACGGGGAATTCATCTTACCGAATTCAGGGTTGACAGGTGATTTCCATATAACAGCCGATAACCTTTCAAAAACGGCCGGGCACACCCAATATTTCTCCGTGGAGGAATACAAGCGCCCTAAATTCGAAACCTCGTTCAAGCCCGTCACCGAAAGCTATAAAGTAAACGACAGTATTACCGTTACTGGTGTCGCTACAGCATATGCCGGAAGTAAAATTACCGATGCCAAAGTGAGCTATCGCGTAAAACGGGCCGTGTATTTCCCTCGTTGGTTCTATTGGCGCATGCCCTATTACGATAACGCTCCCCAAGAAATAGCCCAAGGTGAAACAACTACGGATGCTTCGGGCAACTACGACATCACCTTTAAGGCCATCCCCGACAACAGTGCGTCAAAAGAAGCCCTGCCCACCTTCAATTATGAAATTACGGCCGATGTTACCGACCTCAACGGAGAGACCCACAGCACCACTACCTTTGTTTCGGTAGGCTACCATTCGGTAGTTGCCCATATCGATGCTCCCGAGCAGTGGGACAAGGTCAAAAACGAAGATCAAATACACATTTCCACCACAAACCTTAACGGACAGCCCGTTCCTTCAAAAGGAACATTGAAAATGTACAAACTACAGGCCCCCGACCAAGTTTTACGAAACAGGCCATGGCCGGCGCCGGACTATAAAAATTGGAGCAAGGAAGAATACCGTACCTTGTTTCCTCATGAGGCTTACGACGGAGAGGACAAGGCCGTAAACTGGGACAAAGGCAAACTGGTCTGGCAAACCGATTTCGATACTGAAAAATCTACGCAGTTCAGCATCAAAAACCTTAAAAACTATACATCGGGAAAATATATCATAGAACTTGAAACCAAGGATAAATTCGGCCAACTTGTTCAAGAAAAGGCAATAACCACGCTTATTGGCGAAAACGACAAGCAACTAGCGGACAACGGCTTGTTCGATATCAAAACGAACAAACAGCGCTATAACGTTGGCGACAAGGTAGAAGTTACACTTTACTCCAATTCAGAAGATCTGACCGTAACGGTTTTTGTTGAAAAAGGGAGAAAGCTTGTCGACATCCACAAAGTACGTTTGAGCCAAAACTCAAAGTCTATCAGTATACCCGTTACCGAGGATGATTTGGGGGGCTTCGCCATCAACTATATGTATTCTGCCTATAATTCATTTCAATCGGGCAATCTTTCGGTAATCGTACCTTACCCTGAAAACCAACTCGAAATTGAAACCACCACTTTTAGGGATAAATTGCAACCCGGAACCGATGAAACTTGGTCGTTTAAAATAAAGGGGCCTGAAGGCGAAAAAACATCGGCAGAGCTTTTGGCCAGCATGTACGACGCCTCCTTGGATGTTTTTCGATATCATTCATGGAATTTCAATCCGCTTGCACGCCGTTCGTATTACGCTTCCCTCTATGCCAACGCCCGTACAAGTTATGGAACAAACTCCTTTCGCTCCTATCTTTATATACCTCAGCATGGCTACCCTTACCAAGGATACGACTCCTTTAACTGGTTTGGATTACAATTTAGGCACACCAACTATTATCGCAACTCCTTATCGAGAAAAATGTCGATGCATGAAGAAGCTCCCCTAGGTATCATGGCTGAGGAGTCAGAATTGGAAGATGTTGCCGAAATATCGGCCCAAGCTCCCCAAGCGGACGAAATGGATAAGGCGGCCCTTACTCCGGCACAAGCACAAGTGCAACCCGGTTCAAAAAACGATCCGGAAGCCGTACAAATCCGTAAAAACCTTCAGGAAACCGCCTTTTTCTTTCCTGAACTACGCACCGATAAAGAAGGTAATGTTTCTTTTAACTTCACTACGCCAGAAGCCCTTACCAAATGGAAATTGCAATTGATAGCACATACCAAATCTTTGCAGAGTTCGGTAAGGACCCTTCAGACCGTTACCCAAAAAGAATTGATGGTCATACCCAATGCCCCGCGCTTTCTACGGGAAGGCGACAAGATTACCATAAGCAGTAAAATTGCGAACCTAAGCGACAAAAAATTATCGGGACAAGCCCAATTGGTTCTCGTTGATGGTATTTCGGGAAAGGATATTTCCGATCAACTTTTAAATGCAAAGACCGAACATACCTTTACGGTAGATTCCTTAGGAAACACCCAGGTGTCATGGCAATTGCACATACCCGAAAACCTACAGGCGGTCCAATACACCGTAATAGCCAAGGCAGGAAATTTTAGCGATGGCGAACAAAGCCTACTTCCTGTATTGACCAACCGCATGCTGGTGACCGAGACCCTTCCCCTATGGGTACGAAGCAACCAGACCAAAACCTTTGTTCTGGACAAGCTAAGGGACCACACCTCGACCACCCTTAAAAACCACAAACTTACCCTTGAGGTGACTTCCAACCCAGCATGGTATGCCGTACAGGCCCTCCCCTATCTGATGGAGTACCCTTACGAATGTAACGAGCAAACCTTTGCCCGATATTACGCGAATAGTTTGGCAAGCCACATTGCAAATTCGAACAAAAGAATTAAGGAAGTATTCGACCAATGGGCCAATTCCGATGCCCTGATCAGCAACCTTGAAAAAAACCAAGAGCTGAAATCGCTCTTAATCCAAGAAACCCCATGGCTAAGGGATGCCCAATCGGAAACGGAACAGAAAAAACGCATTGCCCTCTTGTTCGACCTCAACAAAATGAAGAACGAACAGGCCAATGCCCTGAACAAACTCCAACAAAACCAAATGTCTAATGGGGCGTGGTCCTGGTTTAATGGTGGGCGTGAAAACCGCTTTATCACCCAACATATCGTTACCGGACTTGGTCACTTGGAAAAACTTTCCGTCGTGCCCCAAGAAAAAGCCAAACAAGACGAAATGATCGCCAAGGCAGTCCATTATTTAGATGATGCCTTTGTAAAGGAGTACGAAAACATGAAGAAATATGCTACCAATCTCAAGAGCGATCATCTAAGCCAGTCGCAAATCCATTATTTGTATATGCGCAGTTTCTTCAATGACATTAAAACCTCTAAGAAAGTCGACAAAATCAGGTCTTATTACCTAGACCAAGCCCAAACATATTGGACCAACAAAGCGCTTTATACAAAAGGGATGTTGGCCTTAATATTGAATAGGACGGGCGACACTACCACTTCCAAGAAGATCCTAAGGTCGTTAAAAGAGAACAGCATCGTTTCGGAAGAACTCGGTATGTATTGGAAGGAAAATACGCCTTCATGGTACTGGTACCAAGCCCCTATTGAAACACAGGCGCTCTTGATCGAGGCTTTCGGGGAAATAGAAGGCGACATAAAGACCATTGACAACCTTAAGATTTGGCTCTTAAAGCACAAGCAAACCAACCAATGGTCTACCACGAAATCTACCACCGATGCGGTTTATGCCCTATTGCTTCAAGGTAGCGACTGGCTTTCGGTGACCGATGCCGTAGACGTTCGCTTGGGAGGCACCGAAATCCGCCCCGAAAAGTTGGAAAACACCAAAGTCGAAGCCGGAACAGGTTATTTTAAAACTTCTTGGAACAGCAATGAAATAGAACCAAAAATGGCAGAGGTACAGCTCAGCAAAAAAGGCGATGGTATCGCTTGGGGCGCCCTGTACTGGCAATATTTTGAAGATTTGGATAAAATAACTTCGGCCGACACCCCCCTAAAACTCAAGAAAAAGTTGTTCCTAAAAAAGAATACCGATACGGGCGAGAAAATTTCGGAAATTACCGATGCCACGCCATTACAAGTAGGCGACTTGGTACGCGTACGAATCGAACTGCGTTCTGACCGCGATATGGAATTTGTTCATATGAAGGATATGCGTGCCGCAGGTTTTGAACCCTTGAATGTAATTTCAAGGTACAAATGGCAAGATGGTTTAGGGTATTATGAAAGTACAAAAGACGCCAGCACCAACTTCTTTTTCGACTATCTACCCAAAGGGGTATTTGTTTTCGAATACGACTTAAGGGTAAACAACGCCGGGGAATTCAGCAATGGCATTACAACGATCCAAAGCATGTATGCCCCCGAGTTTTCAAGTCACTCAGAAGGTGTTCGGGTAAGTGTCGACAACTAA
- a CDS encoding SDR family oxidoreductase: protein MNISLKGKNALVGGSSGGIGKAIAQQLAESGANVTLMSRSGEKLKKIVHELPTDQGQEHSYLVVDFSDFHGYRETIYHYFENHNIDILVNNTQGPSAGSALEKQTSDYQEAFDLLFKTVSYTTELALEHMKNNKWGRIINVASVSVKEPLSYLALSNTIRAAVVTWAKSLANDVGPYGITVNSVLTGYFDTERITQLNAKKAEQLGISEDEVLADMESRVPVKRIGDPKEYGYLATFLASDQAAYITGTQIPIDGGLLKSL, encoded by the coding sequence ATGAATATCTCTTTAAAAGGAAAAAACGCATTAGTAGGCGGCAGCTCAGGTGGAATAGGCAAGGCCATAGCCCAGCAACTGGCCGAAAGCGGGGCAAATGTAACCCTCATGTCAAGAAGTGGGGAAAAGCTCAAAAAAATAGTACACGAACTACCGACCGACCAAGGCCAGGAACATAGCTATTTGGTGGTCGATTTTTCAGATTTTCACGGCTACCGCGAAACCATATATCACTATTTTGAAAACCACAATATCGATATCTTGGTCAACAACACCCAAGGTCCCTCAGCCGGAAGCGCCCTGGAAAAACAGACTTCCGATTACCAAGAAGCCTTCGACCTCCTATTTAAGACCGTATCCTACACTACCGAACTGGCGCTGGAACACATGAAGAATAACAAATGGGGCCGGATCATAAACGTCGCCTCTGTTTCGGTAAAGGAACCCTTGTCGTATTTGGCGCTTTCAAACACCATCAGGGCCGCCGTAGTTACCTGGGCCAAATCATTGGCCAATGACGTGGGACCTTACGGAATAACCGTAAACAGTGTACTTACGGGCTACTTCGACACCGAACGTATCACTCAACTTAACGCAAAAAAAGCGGAGCAATTGGGCATTTCGGAAGACGAAGTACTTGCCGATATGGAGTCTAGAGTCCCGGTCAAGCGTATTGGAGACCCAAAAGAATACGGGTATCTCGCCACTTTTTTGGCCTCAGACCAAGCTGCCTATATCACCGGTACCCAAATACCTATTGATGGTGGACTCTTAAAAAGTTTATAA
- a CDS encoding cupin domain-containing protein, whose protein sequence is MNLSDIPSKEIMPGYHGKLVHSENMSIAFWTVEEGAEVPEHSHMNEQIMHIRQGRFEFTLDGNTKIYEANDIVIIPPHSPHSGKALTPCKLIDVFSPVREAYR, encoded by the coding sequence ATGAACCTATCCGATATTCCTTCAAAGGAAATTATGCCGGGCTACCACGGTAAACTGGTGCATTCAGAAAATATGTCCATAGCTTTTTGGACAGTGGAGGAAGGGGCCGAAGTACCCGAACACTCGCATATGAACGAGCAAATAATGCACATACGGCAAGGCCGTTTTGAATTTACGCTCGATGGAAACACAAAAATTTACGAGGCAAACGACATCGTTATCATACCGCCCCATAGCCCCCATAGCGGCAAGGCCCTCACGCCCTGCAAACTTATAGACGTGTTTAGCCCCGTACGGGAAGCATACCGATAA
- a CDS encoding OmpA family protein, producing the protein MKKILFICFILGLTVPTFAQQELKRADTYFERAYYSDAIPLYEQLLPRNKSSKLIKNLADCYYHTFDMKSAARWYGYLVSNYGENLDESYYFKLNQSLKAIGEYEKAQQTLLHFYTEQDQGDKASQLAEDFTYIENVRAIGDRFKIKNLNLNTASSEFGAARIDSNLIYSASRKQTSALSKLYRWNNENYLDIYSHPIDKIGMGDSLSTSLSNTINSKMHEGTFAITKDRKTIYFTRNSKKKTEDDKVSNLKIYRAEYIDGAWKNVIALPFNSDDFSTEHPALSPDETKLYFSSDREGGFGSFDLYMVSIQKDGFFGSPINLGKEINTDKKEQFPFVDNNGNLYFASNGHPGFGLLDVFVSKKENGGFAKPDNLGLPVNSGYDDFSLSLDRDSGSGYFSSNRPSGKGSDDIYSFSETKPLVIEDCKQFVAGILTDKTTKFPLPGAYIELVDGNGKLIEKIRTAKDASFKFQLTCSSEYRIKAYKEGYEDNSKNIFSDTERNAVKDGSLSLYSIEEREAQKAKELLAQKEAAEKEASAQIKRQKEQEKAAELERIKKGQEMALKQKADQEKEKRERLKKIDEIIAKEDAIIKEKNRIVIKTEEIHFDYSLWYLRREARQRLAKVIAIMKQNPGMVIEIGTHTDIRGNAEYNRDLSQKRADSAKEFMVKNGIAPERVIAKGYGESKPIVKCETEESCTEEDHEWNRRCELVVVKWE; encoded by the coding sequence ATGAAAAAAATACTCTTCATATGTTTTATTCTGGGGCTTACGGTACCGACCTTTGCCCAGCAAGAACTTAAACGCGCCGACACCTATTTCGAACGTGCTTACTATAGTGACGCCATTCCCCTATACGAACAATTATTGCCCCGCAACAAGAGTTCAAAACTCATAAAAAACCTGGCCGATTGCTATTACCACACCTTCGACATGAAGTCGGCCGCCCGTTGGTACGGCTATCTCGTGTCCAACTACGGGGAAAACCTTGATGAAAGCTACTATTTTAAGCTCAACCAATCGCTAAAGGCTATTGGGGAATACGAAAAAGCCCAACAAACACTGTTGCATTTTTATACCGAACAGGATCAAGGCGACAAGGCATCACAGCTAGCCGAAGACTTCACCTATATTGAAAATGTTCGCGCCATAGGTGACCGTTTTAAAATTAAAAACCTTAACCTCAACACGGCAAGCTCTGAATTCGGGGCGGCACGAATAGATTCAAACCTGATCTATAGCGCTTCTCGAAAACAAACTTCCGCCCTGTCCAAACTATACCGATGGAACAACGAAAACTACCTTGATATCTATTCCCATCCTATCGATAAAATCGGTATGGGCGACAGCTTAAGTACCTCCCTAAGCAACACGATCAATTCAAAAATGCACGAAGGCACCTTTGCCATTACCAAGGATAGAAAAACAATATATTTTACCAGAAACAGTAAAAAGAAGACCGAAGACGATAAAGTCAGCAACCTAAAGATCTACCGTGCCGAATATATCGATGGCGCTTGGAAAAACGTCATAGCCCTCCCCTTCAACAGTGACGATTTCTCTACGGAACACCCCGCTTTGAGTCCTGATGAAACCAAACTCTATTTCTCATCGGACCGCGAAGGCGGTTTTGGGTCGTTCGACCTATATATGGTCAGTATCCAGAAGGACGGTTTCTTTGGAAGCCCTATTAATTTAGGAAAGGAAATCAATACCGATAAGAAAGAGCAGTTTCCGTTTGTGGACAACAACGGCAACCTCTATTTTGCCTCTAACGGCCACCCCGGTTTCGGCCTATTGGATGTTTTTGTTTCCAAGAAAGAAAACGGAGGTTTCGCAAAACCCGATAACCTCGGACTCCCCGTAAATAGCGGTTACGACGATTTTTCCTTGTCATTGGACCGCGATTCCGGCAGCGGTTATTTTTCTTCGAATCGACCTAGTGGGAAAGGGAGCGACGATATCTACTCCTTTTCGGAAACGAAGCCCTTGGTCATAGAGGATTGCAAACAGTTCGTTGCCGGTATTTTGACCGACAAAACTACCAAGTTCCCCTTGCCCGGCGCCTATATCGAGCTTGTAGATGGCAACGGAAAGCTTATCGAAAAAATAAGGACGGCCAAGGATGCCTCGTTTAAATTTCAGCTTACCTGCTCCAGCGAATACCGTATAAAGGCCTATAAGGAAGGATATGAAGACAATTCAAAAAATATTTTTTCAGATACCGAAAGAAACGCCGTAAAAGACGGTTCCCTTTCGCTATATTCCATTGAAGAACGGGAAGCGCAAAAGGCAAAAGAGCTACTCGCCCAAAAAGAAGCAGCCGAAAAAGAAGCCTCGGCCCAGATAAAAAGACAAAAAGAGCAAGAAAAAGCCGCGGAACTCGAACGGATCAAAAAAGGGCAAGAAATGGCCCTCAAGCAAAAGGCCGACCAAGAAAAGGAAAAACGGGAGCGTCTGAAAAAAATCGATGAGATCATTGCAAAAGAGGATGCCATTATCAAAGAAAAGAATCGCATCGTCATCAAGACCGAGGAAATCCATTTCGACTATAGCCTCTGGTACTTACGACGTGAAGCGCGTCAACGTCTGGCAAAGGTCATTGCCATCATGAAACAAAACCCAGGCATGGTCATCGAAATAGGCACCCATACCGATATTCGGGGCAATGCGGAATACAACCGCGACCTCTCCCAAAAACGGGCCGATTCGGCAAAGGAATTTATGGTCAAGAACGGTATAGCCCCAGAGCGGGTCATTGCCAAGGGCTATGGCGAATCTAAGCCCATTGTAAAATGCGAAACCGAAGAAAGCTGTACCGAAGAAGACCATGAGTGGAACAGAAGGTGTGAACTTGTCGTCGTAAAATGGGAATAA
- a CDS encoding PorP/SprF family type IX secretion system membrane protein has product MKEIKRYFIFLMLVCAAAHGQQDPQYTQYMYNMNVVNPAYTTNELGMLNFGALYRSQWKNAVGSPKTLTFFAHAPMSDKIEMGLSFITDNIGDGALKENNIYADFAYILKLDEKSNLSLGLKGGITTFETNFNGFMLPEFQDDPAFNENLNSTFPNVGVGAFYHRQNFYAGISAPNLLTTKHLENKDGINRIGSEKIHFFMTSGYVYELNPDLKLKPSVLAKMVQGAPLTFDLSLNALFLNRFEGGLSYRLEDSVSAMFNIAATPALRIGYAYDYTLSNLSTYSSGSHEIFILFNLDLLGLGKGYDKSPRFY; this is encoded by the coding sequence ATGAAAGAAATAAAACGCTATTTTATTTTTCTGATGTTGGTATGTGCTGCGGCCCATGGGCAACAAGACCCTCAATACACGCAGTATATGTACAACATGAATGTTGTAAACCCTGCGTATACCACCAACGAATTAGGAATGCTTAACTTTGGTGCCCTCTATCGCTCACAATGGAAGAATGCCGTAGGGAGTCCTAAAACATTGACTTTCTTTGCCCATGCGCCTATGAGCGACAAGATAGAGATGGGCCTCTCCTTTATCACCGATAACATTGGGGACGGTGCCCTAAAGGAAAATAACATCTATGCCGATTTTGCCTATATCCTAAAATTGGATGAAAAAAGTAACCTGTCCCTGGGTTTAAAAGGAGGCATTACCACTTTCGAGACCAATTTCAACGGTTTTATGCTTCCTGAGTTTCAAGACGATCCCGCCTTTAACGAAAACCTCAACAGCACTTTTCCGAATGTAGGCGTAGGCGCTTTTTATCATAGACAGAATTTCTATGCCGGAATTTCCGCCCCGAACCTATTGACGACGAAGCATCTGGAAAACAAAGACGGTATCAACCGCATCGGTTCTGAAAAAATACATTTTTTTATGACTTCGGGTTATGTTTACGAACTGAACCCCGACCTGAAATTAAAACCTTCGGTATTGGCCAAAATGGTTCAGGGCGCCCCGTTGACTTTCGACCTTTCGCTTAACGCCCTTTTTCTAAACCGCTTTGAAGGCGGATTGTCGTATCGCTTGGAAGACTCGGTAAGTGCCATGTTCAATATTGCCGCCACACCGGCTTTGCGTATTGGCTATGCCTACGATTACACCCTATCGAACCTAAGCACCTACAGCTCCGGTTCCCATGAAATTTTCATCCTTTTCAATCTTGATCTATTGGGCCTGGGCAAAGGATACGACAAATCCCCAAGATTCTACTAA